One window of the Pieris brassicae chromosome 4, ilPieBrab1.1, whole genome shotgun sequence genome contains the following:
- the LOC123708553 gene encoding probable 3-hydroxyisobutyrate dehydrogenase, mitochondrial translates to MAARVSRHFLITSRSYSSGNDKNVAFLGLGNMGGFMAANLVKKGFNVRGYDPSKETLTAAAKNGVTSANSIAAAVDGVDVVVSILPSNKVVLEAYLGKDGVIDHAPKGSLLIDSSTVDPNVPKQIHPVSLEKGKGFIDAPVSGGVMGAQNATLAFMAGGRKQDFDRSLPLLEAMGAKQFHCGEIGSGQVAKLANNMLMGITGMATAECMNMGIKMGLDPQVLLDVLNNSSARSWSTEVYCPVPGLVPTAPSSRNYDNGFKNELMVKDLELASQMALGIRSPIPLGAVATQLYRVVQSRGYGEKDFSFIYQLLKNEVAKK, encoded by the exons ATGGCGGCGCGTGTCTCTCGGCATTTTTTGATAACTAGCCGGTCTTACAGCTCCGGTAATGACAAGAATGTGGCCTTTCTGGGACTTGGGAATATGGGGGGATTTATGGCTGCTAACTTAGTCAAAAAG GGCTTCAACGTCCGTGGTTACGATCCATCGAAGGAAACGTTGACCGCTGCCGCTAAAAATGGCGTAACCAGCGCTAATTCTATCGCTGCAGCCGTCGACGGAGTTGATGTAGTTGTATCAATTTTACCCAGCAACAAAGTTGTTCTGGAAGCATACCTAGGGAAGGACGGTGTAATTGATCAC GCACCCAAAGGTTCTCTTTTAATAGACTCCAGCACAGTAGATCCCAATGTACCGAAGCAGATTCATCCCGTTTCTTTAGAAAAAGGGAAGGGATTTATCGATGCCCCTGTCTCTGGAG GCGTTATGGGCGCTCAAAACGCAACACTGGCGTTTATGGCTGGTGGCAGGAAGCAGGACTTTGATAGATCTCTACCTCTTTTGGAGGCTATGGGAGCCAAGCAGTTTCACTGCGGTGAAATTGGGTCGGGACAGGTGGCCAAATTAGCGAATAACATGCTCATGGGTATTACTGGAATGGCCACAGCGGAGTGTATGAATATGGGTATTaa aatGGGTTTAGATCCCCAAGTACTGTTGGACGTACTAAACAATTCATCAGCTCGGTCCTGGTCTACTGAAGTCTACTGCCCGGTACCCGGTTTGGTGCCAACTGCGCCATCAAGTAGAAATTATGATAATGGCTTCAAGAATGAGCTGATGGTCAAG gaCTTGGAATTGGCCAGTCAGATGGCGTTGGGCATTCGTTCACCCATTCCACTTGGAGCTGTTGCGACGCAGCTTTACCGAGTGGTACAGAGTCGTGGTTATGGCGAAAAAGACTTTTCCTTCATATACCAGTTATTAAAAAACGAGGTTGCTAAAAAGtag